In one Bacillus thuringiensis genomic region, the following are encoded:
- a CDS encoding FMN-binding negative transcriptional regulator, producing MYIPKYFTIQDEEMEYEIMEQNSFATLFSQHNGEPYATHLPLLLNRETLTLHGHFARPNEQWKDIGTQQVLAIFQGPHSYISPSWYETNNAVPTWNYVAVHVYGELEIVEDEKTLVDSLQDLVNKYEDPESTYSLNDVDPNYMGGLSKGIVGFKIKINKIEGKAKLSQNHSVERQNLVVEKLEKVGSEESKRIAELMRK from the coding sequence ATGTACATACCAAAATATTTCACAATACAAGATGAAGAGATGGAGTACGAAATAATGGAACAAAATAGCTTTGCGACATTATTTTCTCAACATAACGGAGAACCATATGCAACGCACTTGCCGTTGTTATTAAATAGGGAGACCCTTACTTTACATGGTCACTTCGCACGGCCGAATGAACAGTGGAAAGATATTGGGACTCAGCAAGTACTAGCTATATTTCAAGGACCACATAGTTACATCTCTCCGTCATGGTATGAAACAAACAATGCAGTACCAACATGGAATTACGTTGCAGTGCATGTATATGGTGAATTAGAAATTGTTGAAGATGAGAAGACATTAGTAGATTCTCTTCAAGATTTAGTAAATAAATATGAAGATCCAGAGAGCACCTACTCACTTAATGATGTAGATCCGAATTATATGGGAGGATTAAGTAAGGGAATAGTTGGATTCAAAATAAAGATAAATAAAATAGAAGGAAAAGCGAAGTTAAGTCAAAATCATTCTGTAGAGAGACAGAATTTAGTTGTGGAGAAACTTGAGAAAGTTGGTAGTGAGGAGAGTAAGAGGATTGCGGAGTTGATGAGAAAATAA
- a CDS encoding GrpB family protein, translating to MKQRIAIEEYNVKWESEFNKIHTLINNVMEDSIVSIEHVGSTSVKGLASKPILDIDVVIEEFEIFHEVVKKLEKIGYYHQLEWRFKGREAFGRKDAFVPWNEGNTVWMEHHLYVCDKNSEELRRHIAFRDYLREHDDVAAEYGRLKEELAREMKNRSSYIEGKTVFITNILEKIN from the coding sequence TTGAAGCAGAGAATTGCTATCGAAGAATATAATGTCAAATGGGAAAGTGAATTTAATAAAATACACACTCTTATTAACAATGTAATGGAAGACAGCATTGTATCTATTGAACATGTTGGGAGTACATCTGTTAAAGGGCTTGCATCAAAACCAATACTAGATATTGATGTTGTAATAGAAGAGTTCGAAATTTTTCATGAGGTAGTAAAAAAACTTGAGAAGATAGGGTACTATCATCAGTTAGAATGGAGATTTAAAGGAAGAGAGGCGTTTGGAAGAAAGGATGCGTTCGTTCCATGGAACGAGGGAAATACAGTTTGGATGGAACATCATTTATATGTGTGTGATAAAAATAGTGAAGAGTTGAGAAGGCATATAGCGTTTCGAGATTACCTTCGTGAACATGACGATGTTGCTGCTGAATATGGACGTTTAAAGGAAGAGTTAGCGAGAGAGATGAAAAATCGATCTAGTTATATTGAGGGTAAGACCGTATTTATTACAAATATATTAGAAAAAATAAACTAA
- a CDS encoding DUF4260 domain-containing protein, with amino-acid sequence MQKRIVHFEGMVVFLATIYMYLIYEFSWIIFFVFLLAPDLSMLAYGINNHVGAKIYNVCHTYIISILIVLIGVYFKIDTVIMIGLIWTAHIGMDRMFGYGLKYETNFKDTHIQRL; translated from the coding sequence ATGCAAAAACGTATTGTACATTTTGAAGGAATGGTTGTATTTTTAGCCACGATTTATATGTATTTGATATATGAGTTTAGTTGGATTATATTTTTTGTATTCCTTTTAGCGCCAGATTTATCCATGTTAGCGTATGGGATCAATAATCACGTTGGTGCGAAAATATATAATGTATGTCACACATATATCATATCCATATTAATTGTTCTAATAGGTGTCTATTTTAAGATAGATACCGTTATAATGATTGGCTTAATATGGACAGCACATATTGGAATGGATCGAATGTTTGGATATGGATTGAAATATGAGACGAATTTTAAGGATACTCATATTCAACGGTTATAA